One segment of uncultured Tolumonas sp. DNA contains the following:
- the flgH gene encoding flagellar basal body L-ring protein FlgH has translation MIMRLLLILSCLLAGCSTYEIKSPQPGENGWAPTVPTTGRTMTTGEDGSLYHRDYMFTLFQDRRAYRAGDILTVTLTESTQSSKKADTSVAKSDTIDVPTPTIGSKSHSSLTASVSGDTTFKGTSSSSQQNTLSGYITVTVAEVMPNGVLHIRGEKWIKLNQGDEYIRLDGLVRVEDIDLANRISSQRLANAHITYAGRGALADANQTGWLTRFFNSSLSPF, from the coding sequence ATGATAATGCGACTGCTATTGATCTTGAGCTGCCTGCTTGCAGGTTGCAGCACTTATGAAATTAAGTCACCGCAACCCGGCGAAAATGGCTGGGCACCAACCGTGCCGACCACCGGCAGAACCATGACCACCGGTGAAGACGGTAGTCTGTATCATCGGGATTACATGTTCACGCTGTTTCAAGATCGGCGAGCCTATCGTGCTGGCGACATTCTCACTGTCACGCTGACCGAGAGCACGCAATCAAGTAAAAAAGCCGACACCAGTGTTGCTAAAAGTGACACCATTGATGTGCCAACCCCCACGATCGGTTCAAAAAGTCACAGCAGCCTCACCGCCAGTGTGTCGGGCGACACCACGTTTAAAGGCACCTCCTCTTCCAGCCAGCAAAACACCCTCTCGGGCTATATCACGGTGACTGTCGCCGAGGTGATGCCAAACGGTGTTTTGCATATTCGCGGGGAAAAATGGATCAAGCTGAATCAGGGCGATGAATATATCCGGCTCGATGGGTTAGTGCGGGTGGAAGATATCGATCTGGCCAACCGCATTTCATCGCAGCGACTGGCAAACGCGCACATTACTTATGCGGGGCGTGGCGCGCTGGCTGATGCAAATCAGACTGGCTGGCTGACGCGTTTCTTTAACAGTTCACTCTCTCCGTTTTAA
- the flgG gene encoding flagellar basal-body rod protein FlgG, producing MQSSLQVSKTGLAAQDAKMTAISNNLANVSTTGFKKDRVAFQDLFYQIQTQPGAQVDQQNLSPSGLQLGTGVRVVGSQKVFTSGDLATTTNQMDMAINGQGFFQIQLPSGETAYTRDGNFQLDAEGKIVNSSGLPLLPEITVPSTATAVTVGTDGTVTATVSGQTSAQTLGQIKLVSFINPTGLEATGGNLFTATASSGDPVEGTAGEDALGSIKQYALENSNVSVVEEMVDMISTQRAYEMNAKVVSASDEMLQFATQNM from the coding sequence TCCTCTTTGCAGGTGAGTAAAACCGGTCTGGCGGCACAAGATGCCAAAATGACGGCCATTTCCAACAATCTGGCCAACGTCAGCACCACCGGCTTCAAAAAAGATCGGGTCGCTTTTCAAGATCTATTTTATCAAATTCAGACACAACCCGGTGCACAGGTCGACCAGCAAAATTTATCGCCGAGCGGCCTACAACTGGGCACTGGCGTGCGCGTGGTCGGCTCGCAAAAAGTGTTTACCTCGGGCGATCTTGCCACCACCACCAACCAGATGGACATGGCGATCAACGGTCAGGGGTTCTTCCAAATTCAACTGCCCAGCGGCGAAACAGCCTACACCCGTGATGGCAATTTTCAGCTCGATGCGGAAGGCAAAATTGTCAATTCGTCAGGGCTACCACTGCTGCCAGAGATCACAGTGCCTTCAACCGCCACGGCGGTGACGGTCGGCACGGATGGCACCGTCACCGCTACGGTGTCTGGGCAAACCAGCGCGCAGACCTTAGGGCAGATCAAGTTGGTGAGCTTTATCAACCCAACCGGTTTGGAAGCGACCGGCGGCAACCTTTTCACGGCAACAGCCTCTTCAGGTGATCCTGTCGAAGGCACGGCCGGCGAAGATGCCTTGGGCTCGATCAAACAATATGCGCTGGAAAATTCCAACGTCAGTGTGGTGGAAGAGATGGTCGATATGATCTCAACTCAGCGAGCCTATGAGATGAACGCCAAAGTGGTCTCTGCGTCGGACGAAATGCTGCAATTTGCTACCCAGAACATGTGA